A genomic window from Cloacibacillus evryensis DSM 19522 includes:
- a CDS encoding aspartate aminotransferase family protein: MAANNAPRNNVFYRTQTWRYPKIVKGEGVFLYGENGKRYLDACSGSAVANIGHGNAEIADYARGQMARIAFTHLSRWTVDTIEACAEKLASWTPGDLDHVYFVSGGSEAVETALKMARQYFIERDGSSSKWKVISKWNGFHGNTLGALSVTGISGRKKVFDPILLQFPKIPQFYHYRNPWGCGTLMETSVKAAEALESEILRQGPENVMAFISEPVVGSACPGIHPAPVYFQMVRSICDKYDVLWIDDEVMAGCGRTGKKMAVEHFGGAIPDILCTAKGMSCGYTPIGAAVASEKVFNAIMIDGSGSFHHGHTYAGNPLSTGIACKVMEIIEREHYIDNAAVQGEYLLAKLEELYKYPIVGDVRGKGLMCGIEFVRDKTTKEPFETKQNIKGKITEYCLERGIVPYPGGGSADGVRGDHIQITPPITISREEVDILISALDAAIKQVCDELR; the protein is encoded by the coding sequence ATGGCAGCAAACAACGCACCGCGCAACAACGTATTCTACAGGACACAGACATGGCGTTACCCTAAGATAGTGAAAGGCGAAGGCGTCTTTCTCTATGGCGAGAACGGAAAAAGGTACCTCGACGCGTGCTCGGGATCGGCTGTCGCCAATATCGGCCACGGCAACGCCGAGATCGCCGATTACGCCCGCGGGCAAATGGCAAGGATAGCCTTTACCCACCTTTCAAGGTGGACGGTGGATACTATCGAGGCGTGCGCTGAAAAGCTTGCTTCATGGACGCCTGGAGACCTCGATCACGTATACTTCGTTTCAGGCGGAAGCGAGGCTGTGGAAACAGCCCTGAAAATGGCCCGCCAGTATTTCATCGAACGCGACGGCTCCAGCAGCAAATGGAAAGTGATATCGAAGTGGAACGGTTTCCATGGAAATACGCTGGGAGCGCTTTCCGTTACGGGCATAAGCGGCCGCAAAAAGGTTTTTGATCCGATACTGCTGCAGTTCCCAAAAATACCCCAGTTCTATCACTACCGCAATCCATGGGGCTGCGGCACACTGATGGAGACGAGCGTCAAAGCTGCGGAAGCTCTTGAGTCCGAGATACTTCGCCAGGGGCCGGAGAATGTCATGGCCTTTATAAGCGAGCCGGTCGTAGGCTCCGCCTGCCCGGGGATTCACCCCGCGCCCGTATACTTCCAGATGGTGCGGAGCATCTGCGACAAATATGACGTTCTGTGGATCGACGACGAGGTTATGGCGGGGTGCGGAAGGACAGGAAAGAAAATGGCGGTGGAACATTTCGGCGGCGCGATCCCCGATATCCTCTGCACTGCAAAAGGGATGAGCTGCGGCTATACTCCAATCGGAGCGGCCGTCGCGTCGGAGAAGGTTTTTAACGCCATCATGATCGACGGTTCCGGAAGCTTTCATCACGGACATACTTACGCCGGCAACCCTCTTTCGACAGGGATCGCCTGCAAGGTGATGGAAATTATCGAACGCGAGCATTATATCGACAATGCCGCCGTGCAGGGCGAATACCTCCTTGCCAAACTCGAAGAACTGTACAAATATCCTATCGTCGGCGACGTGCGCGGCAAAGGCTTGATGTGCGGCATCGAGTTCGTGCGCGATAAAACTACCAAAGAGCCTTTCGAGACAAAACAGAACATAAAGGGCAAGATCACCGAATATTGCTTGGAGCGCGGCATCGTTCCCTATCCCGGAGGCGGCTCCGCCGATGGAGTGCGCGGAGATCATATCCAGATCACCCCGCCGATCACCATCAGCCGCGAAGAGGTCGATATTCTCATCTCCGCGCTCGACGCCGCGATAAAGCAAGTTTGCGATGAACTTCGCTGA
- a CDS encoding MurR/RpiR family transcriptional regulator: MNKTDSNPLVPAGNAMERIRMMQPSFSKSHKKIADFILQNYEKAVFLTSFKMGQQCGVSESSIIRFATTLGYSGYSEFQREIQDLLKTQITMSQRLKETSLSGDGGIMQGMMQKGIDGIQYAMMNLNEKDFDRAVAVLSQAKRVFLVGSRSSYGLVYYFAFVLNWIRESVFAVNCSNEIIDYLATLTEDDAVLAISLPKYPKSTVDALEAARSKGAHTIAITDTMTSPLIPHSEISLLVYTELLSYSDNIAPVMCLITALLTAIGAADPQKTAGLLEKHEALWEESGIYA, translated from the coding sequence ATGAATAAAACGGATTCCAACCCTTTAGTCCCCGCGGGGAACGCCATGGAACGCATCAGAATGATGCAGCCCTCTTTCAGCAAAAGCCACAAAAAGATCGCGGACTTCATTCTGCAAAACTATGAAAAGGCTGTTTTTTTGACATCGTTCAAGATGGGGCAGCAATGCGGCGTCAGCGAATCAAGTATCATCAGATTTGCCACGACGCTCGGTTACTCCGGATATTCCGAGTTTCAGCGCGAGATACAGGATTTGTTAAAAACTCAGATCACCATGTCGCAGCGGCTGAAAGAAACTTCGTTAAGCGGCGACGGCGGGATCATGCAGGGCATGATGCAAAAGGGGATAGACGGTATCCAGTATGCCATGATGAATCTCAATGAAAAAGATTTTGACCGGGCGGTCGCCGTGCTGTCACAAGCAAAGAGAGTATTTCTCGTCGGTTCAAGAAGCTCCTATGGGCTGGTCTATTACTTCGCGTTCGTTCTCAACTGGATCAGAGAGTCGGTATTCGCGGTCAATTGCAGCAACGAAATTATCGATTATCTGGCGACGCTGACCGAAGACGACGCCGTACTAGCCATAAGTCTGCCCAAATACCCCAAATCCACGGTCGACGCTTTGGAGGCAGCGCGCAGCAAAGGCGCCCATACGATAGCCATCACCGATACGATGACCTCTCCGCTCATACCTCACTCTGAAATATCTCTGCTCGTATATACGGAGCTGCTCTCATATTCCGACAATATCGCCCCTGTAATGTGCCTGATAACCGCCCTGCTGACCGCCATTGGCGCCGCAGACCCACAGAAGACGGCGGGGCTGCTGGAAAAGCACGAAGCTTTGTGGGAGGAATCCGGCATTTACGCGTGA
- a CDS encoding transketolase translates to MKVTEEIRGFKSEGISAEGVAELRGAAREARVWAVVATAAAKSGHPAGALSSMDIYMTLLGAANVTPELADSPERDRIVVSHGHTSAGFYAALAEYGFFPAHEMAANFRRAGSPYQGHVERDVPGVDWGTGNLGQGLAAGVGFALAARARGSRAHTWVVMGDGEQVKGQVAEARRIAAKEKLTNITALVDWNDIQISGRLEEVMPVNIPALWAADGWLVTECDGHDYEALYRAMKAAKGSPVPTVILCRTTMGKGVSFMENIPDYHGKPAAGEKLELALKELGSDISVFNAALAERKGPLPKGRRITPEKPVLELGVPHTYTREDKKDNRGAFGKALAEVGELNYKKEGATPMLVFDCDLAGSVKVDGFAKVCPDNYVEAGIQEHTTATAAGAASAAGVVSVWADFGVFASDEVYNQQRLNDINRAGAKTVLTHTGLDVGEDGMTHQCIDYVGLFRNTFGWNVVVPADPNQTDRATRWMLAEPGNVCLAMGRSVLPVILKEDGTPFYGEGYEFRNGAIDLLRDGTDVAILAMGHLAGRAVEARELLAKEGISARVLHCATPLSMDENELFTLVGELPLLTCEDHHADTGIGAVAALAFARAGKAVRIKNLGVTRYGLSGSNGDVLADMGLDADGIAGGAKELLK, encoded by the coding sequence ATGAAGGTCACAGAGGAAATACGGGGTTTTAAGTCTGAGGGGATTAGCGCGGAGGGCGTCGCCGAACTGCGCGGGGCGGCGCGCGAGGCGCGCGTGTGGGCCGTCGTCGCGACGGCGGCGGCAAAGAGCGGGCATCCCGCGGGAGCGCTCTCGTCGATGGATATTTACATGACGCTGCTCGGCGCGGCGAACGTCACGCCGGAACTCGCGGACTCGCCGGAGCGGGACCGCATAGTCGTCAGCCACGGGCACACTTCGGCTGGCTTCTACGCGGCGCTCGCCGAATACGGCTTCTTCCCCGCGCATGAGATGGCGGCGAACTTCCGCCGCGCCGGCAGCCCCTATCAGGGACATGTCGAGCGCGACGTTCCCGGCGTCGATTGGGGCACCGGCAACCTCGGACAGGGACTCGCGGCGGGCGTCGGCTTCGCTCTCGCGGCCCGCGCACGCGGCTCGCGGGCGCACACCTGGGTCGTCATGGGAGACGGCGAACAGGTCAAGGGACAGGTCGCCGAGGCGCGCAGGATCGCGGCAAAAGAGAAACTCACCAATATCACCGCGTTAGTGGACTGGAACGACATCCAGATAAGCGGCCGCCTCGAAGAGGTGATGCCGGTAAACATCCCCGCGCTCTGGGCCGCCGACGGCTGGCTGGTGACGGAGTGCGACGGACACGACTACGAGGCGCTCTACAGGGCGATGAAGGCGGCGAAGGGTTCGCCCGTGCCGACGGTCATCCTCTGCCGGACGACGATGGGCAAGGGGGTCTCTTTTATGGAGAACATCCCCGACTACCACGGCAAACCGGCCGCTGGAGAAAAGCTCGAGCTGGCGCTTAAGGAGCTTGGCAGCGACATCTCCGTGTTCAACGCGGCGCTCGCGGAGCGCAAGGGCCCCCTGCCCAAAGGCCGCCGCATCACGCCGGAAAAACCGGTGCTTGAGCTCGGCGTTCCGCACACCTATACAAGGGAAGATAAGAAGGACAACCGCGGCGCCTTCGGCAAGGCCCTCGCGGAGGTCGGCGAACTCAACTATAAAAAAGAGGGCGCGACGCCGATGCTCGTATTCGACTGCGACCTCGCCGGTTCGGTAAAGGTCGACGGCTTCGCGAAGGTCTGCCCCGACAATTACGTGGAGGCCGGCATCCAGGAGCATACGACGGCGACCGCCGCCGGCGCGGCGTCGGCCGCGGGAGTCGTCTCCGTGTGGGCCGACTTCGGCGTCTTCGCGAGCGACGAAGTATATAACCAGCAGCGGCTCAACGACATCAACCGCGCCGGCGCGAAGACGGTGCTCACCCACACGGGGCTTGACGTCGGAGAGGACGGCATGACGCACCAGTGCATCGACTACGTCGGCCTCTTCCGCAACACCTTCGGCTGGAACGTAGTCGTTCCCGCCGACCCGAACCAGACCGACCGCGCGACGCGCTGGATGCTCGCGGAACCCGGCAACGTCTGCCTCGCGATGGGGCGCAGCGTGCTGCCAGTGATCCTGAAAGAGGACGGCACGCCATTCTACGGCGAAGGCTACGAGTTCCGTAACGGCGCGATAGACCTGCTGCGCGACGGGACTGACGTCGCCATCCTCGCGATGGGACACCTCGCGGGACGCGCCGTCGAAGCGCGCGAACTGCTCGCGAAAGAGGGGATCAGCGCCAGGGTGCTGCACTGCGCGACGCCGCTTTCGATGGACGAAAACGAGCTGTTCACGCTTGTGGGAGAGCTGCCGCTCCTCACCTGCGAGGACCATCACGCCGACACCGGGATCGGGGCGGTCGCCGCGCTGGCCTTCGCGCGCGCCGGCAAGGCGGTCAGGATAAAGAACCTCGGCGTGACGCGCTACGGCCTTTCGGGCTCAAACGGCGACGTCCTCGCCGACATGGGGCTCGACGCCGACGGGATCGCCGGCGGAGCGAAGGAACTGCTTAAATGA
- a CDS encoding dihydroxy-acid dehydratase — translation MGETEKRGDPRNITEAYYEGLMSSVGYRGKDLAKPIIGVVNSCNDVNPGHKPLSQLALYVKEGVWAAGGAPAEFCVPAPCDGMAQGKGMHYVLPQRDLIAASIEAMVRAHGFDGLVFLCSCDKIVPGMLMAAAKLDLPSLFITAGAMLPYQSCGKDYVTCDLKEAIGKVNSGELDAATFSGWKKNICFSQGTCSMYGTANTMGSFLEAVGVAPFGSSTMLFCASEKSRQARDVGERVVELVKNKTSFSKIFNPASLNNGIRYISATGGSTNAALHIPAISKAMGHPISLSDFDREQAAVPVVAKFKPASEYNISDYHRAGGVLSVLRQIAGYVDTSLPTAMGGTLKDHIENTPHVDCEDVISKPADSKFQDGCYSILFGNLAPRGAVVKKTGVDPSMYCHKGPAVVFDSEEEVRDYLLGGSVAKGSVLVIRYEGPKGGPGMREMSIPAAMLVGMGLHTSVAMITDGRFSGATRGPCVGHITPEAWDGGVIGLVQNGDAIEIDLNKKSLTLFVSDEILEERRKKVVRPARKADGILEAYRQGVRGADEGAVWLYGGSNHKE, via the coding sequence ATGGGCGAGACGGAGAAACGCGGAGACCCGCGGAATATAACCGAGGCCTATTACGAGGGGCTGATGTCGTCAGTCGGGTATCGCGGCAAAGATCTCGCGAAGCCGATTATTGGCGTCGTCAATTCCTGCAACGACGTGAACCCCGGCCATAAGCCGCTCTCCCAATTGGCGCTTTATGTAAAGGAGGGCGTGTGGGCGGCCGGAGGCGCACCCGCTGAGTTTTGCGTTCCCGCGCCATGCGATGGGATGGCGCAGGGAAAAGGGATGCATTATGTGCTTCCTCAGCGGGACCTTATCGCGGCTTCCATTGAGGCGATGGTCAGGGCGCATGGGTTCGACGGATTGGTTTTTCTCTGCTCCTGCGACAAGATTGTCCCAGGTATGCTTATGGCGGCCGCAAAGCTTGACCTTCCCTCGCTCTTTATCACGGCGGGTGCGATGCTGCCCTATCAGAGCTGCGGGAAGGATTATGTCACATGTGACCTCAAAGAGGCGATCGGCAAGGTCAACAGCGGCGAGCTAGACGCGGCGACTTTTTCTGGCTGGAAGAAAAATATTTGCTTCTCCCAAGGAACATGCTCCATGTACGGTACGGCGAATACGATGGGCTCTTTTTTAGAGGCCGTAGGCGTCGCTCCGTTTGGGAGTTCGACGATGCTTTTCTGCGCTTCGGAAAAATCCAGACAGGCGAGAGACGTCGGAGAACGTGTTGTCGAACTGGTTAAAAATAAGACGTCGTTTTCGAAAATATTTAATCCAGCCTCGCTCAACAACGGGATCCGCTATATCTCCGCCACCGGCGGCTCGACAAACGCCGCCCTGCATATTCCGGCGATCTCCAAAGCTATGGGGCACCCCATTTCCCTCTCTGATTTTGACAGGGAACAGGCCGCCGTCCCCGTAGTGGCAAAATTCAAACCCGCGTCGGAATATAACATCAGCGACTACCATCGCGCCGGAGGCGTCCTTTCCGTGCTTAGGCAAATTGCCGGTTACGTCGACACGAGCCTTCCTACGGCTATGGGGGGAACGCTGAAAGATCATATAGAAAATACTCCCCATGTTGATTGCGAAGATGTGATTTCTAAGCCGGCCGATTCAAAATTTCAGGACGGATGTTATTCGATTCTCTTTGGAAACCTCGCCCCCCGAGGAGCAGTGGTAAAGAAGACCGGGGTCGATCCCAGCATGTATTGCCATAAGGGGCCGGCCGTCGTTTTTGATTCGGAGGAGGAGGTTCGTGATTATCTGCTGGGTGGCTCTGTCGCCAAGGGGTCGGTCCTGGTGATCCGCTATGAGGGGCCTAAGGGCGGCCCCGGCATGCGGGAGATGTCTATACCGGCGGCGATGCTTGTCGGAATGGGGCTGCATACGTCCGTGGCCATGATCACCGACGGCCGTTTTTCAGGCGCGACCAGGGGCCCGTGCGTCGGCCACATTACGCCGGAGGCGTGGGACGGCGGTGTTATCGGACTTGTGCAAAACGGCGATGCTATTGAGATAGACCTTAATAAAAAGTCCCTGACGCTCTTCGTCTCCGACGAAATTCTGGAAGAGCGGCGGAAAAAAGTAGTCAGGCCGGCACGGAAGGCCGACGGGATCCTTGAGGCTTACCGCCAGGGAGTGCGAGGGGCGGACGAAGGCGCCGTCTGGCTCTACGGCGGCTCAAATCATAAAGAATAA
- a CDS encoding NAD(P)-dependent oxidoreductase: MKLGFVGLGKMGKNMAVNLAMKHKDEVMAYDVSSACYRELSEIGIKPVDDIHQIASAGIIFLSLPNARIVENLLIGENGLLEKLSRGQVVADLSTISYDSTIKLHNALMAKGVRFLDAPVSGMEARAKDGTLSVMCGGDYETFEYVRPYFEMMGSNILFMGGPGCGQLAKLINQLLFDINAAALAEILPMAVKLGLDPEKVGAIVNSGTGRSYASEFFIPRVLKGIFSQGYFMENAYKDLVSAAELSANNGIPLPVLSAATSTYQTALLRGLGGEDKGAMIKVYEELLGVVFRAGARA, encoded by the coding sequence GTGAAGCTTGGATTTGTCGGCTTGGGAAAAATGGGCAAAAATATGGCTGTAAACCTGGCTATGAAGCATAAAGACGAGGTAATGGCTTACGATGTTTCTAGCGCCTGTTATCGTGAACTTTCAGAAATTGGAATAAAACCGGTGGATGATATCCACCAAATTGCGTCGGCAGGTATCATCTTTCTTTCTTTGCCAAACGCGCGGATAGTTGAAAATCTATTGATCGGCGAGAACGGCCTTTTGGAAAAGCTGTCTCGCGGGCAAGTTGTGGCGGATCTAAGCACCATCTCTTATGATTCGACGATAAAACTCCACAACGCCCTTATGGCGAAAGGAGTGCGTTTTCTCGACGCCCCTGTTTCCGGCATGGAGGCGCGCGCCAAAGACGGCACTCTTTCGGTGATGTGCGGCGGCGACTATGAAACCTTTGAATATGTAAGGCCATATTTTGAAATGATGGGCAGCAATATTCTCTTTATGGGCGGGCCGGGGTGCGGCCAGCTCGCAAAATTGATCAATCAGCTGCTGTTCGATATCAACGCCGCGGCTTTGGCCGAGATACTGCCGATGGCTGTAAAGCTGGGGCTCGACCCGGAAAAGGTAGGGGCGATCGTCAACAGCGGAACCGGCAGAAGCTATGCCTCTGAATTTTTTATTCCCAGAGTGCTCAAGGGAATATTTTCCCAGGGGTATTTTATGGAAAACGCGTATAAAGATCTCGTCAGCGCGGCCGAGCTCTCCGCGAACAACGGGATACCTCTGCCGGTGTTAAGCGCGGCGACGTCGACCTATCAGACGGCGTTGCTGCGCGGACTTGGCGGGGAAGACAAGGGCGCTATGATAAAGGTCTATGAAGAGCTGCTCGGCGTAGTTTTTCGCGCAGGGGCTCGGGCGTGA
- a CDS encoding amidohydrolase, with the protein MNIKEAAERHNGYIVAQRRRFHAHPELSFEERETTAAIRGELEAMGIAVETFPDYYGLIGTIEGGKPGATVMLRADIDALPSVEKTGLPFASENEGKMHACGHDAHISMLLGAAKILSEMRDELSGTVKLLFQAAEESCHGAEYYVERGCLDGVGAIFGMHIWGTLDAPLMSLEPGGRMASCDNFKITVRGLTAHGSAPHLGRDAVVAAASIVMNLQTFVSRVNDPLNTLVVSVGTVHGGQRFNIIANEAVMEGTVRTYSRELRKTIDKQLEKIIKNTAEALGCEAELQYDRFPGPIINDHDDLNRIAREAAVKLYGEDILTTMPRLTGSEDFAYFMEKVPGFYGFIGALNPACGITYSNHSDKFTVDEDALHRGAALYAQFAKDFTDERAAK; encoded by the coding sequence ATGAATATAAAAGAAGCTGCCGAGAGGCACAACGGCTACATCGTCGCCCAAAGGCGCCGCTTCCACGCCCATCCCGAACTTTCGTTTGAGGAGAGGGAGACGACGGCGGCGATCAGGGGCGAACTCGAGGCGATGGGGATCGCCGTCGAGACCTTCCCCGATTATTACGGCCTCATCGGCACTATCGAAGGCGGAAAGCCCGGGGCCACGGTGATGCTGCGCGCCGACATCGACGCGCTGCCCTCGGTCGAAAAGACGGGGCTGCCCTTCGCCTCGGAAAACGAGGGCAAAATGCACGCCTGCGGACACGACGCGCACATCTCGATGCTGCTCGGCGCGGCTAAGATACTTTCGGAGATGAGGGACGAGCTCAGCGGAACGGTGAAGCTGCTGTTTCAAGCGGCGGAGGAATCCTGCCACGGCGCGGAGTATTACGTCGAAAGGGGCTGCCTCGACGGCGTCGGCGCGATCTTCGGCATGCACATCTGGGGCACGCTCGACGCGCCGCTCATGAGCCTCGAGCCCGGCGGCCGCATGGCCTCCTGCGACAACTTCAAGATCACCGTCCGCGGCCTCACCGCCCACGGCTCGGCGCCGCACCTCGGCCGCGACGCGGTGGTCGCGGCTGCCTCTATCGTCATGAACCTCCAGACCTTCGTCAGCCGCGTCAACGACCCGCTCAACACTCTCGTCGTCTCCGTCGGCACCGTACACGGAGGGCAGCGCTTCAACATCATCGCCAACGAAGCGGTGATGGAGGGCACCGTGCGCACCTATTCGCGCGAGCTGCGCAAGACGATCGACAAACAGCTCGAAAAGATAATAAAGAACACCGCCGAAGCTCTCGGCTGCGAGGCGGAGCTGCAATACGACCGCTTCCCCGGACCGATCATCAACGACCACGACGACCTCAACCGGATCGCGAGAGAGGCCGCCGTCAAGCTTTACGGCGAGGATATCCTCACGACGATGCCGCGCCTCACCGGCTCGGAAGACTTCGCCTACTTCATGGAGAAGGTCCCCGGCTTTTACGGCTTCATCGGCGCGCTCAACCCCGCCTGCGGCATCACGTACTCGAACCACAGCGACAAATTCACCGTCGACGAGGATGCGCTGCACCGCGGCGCGGCGCTCTACGCGCAGTTCGCGAAAGACTTTACAGACGAAAGGGCGGCGAAGTAA
- a CDS encoding amidohydrolase — protein sequence MADIKALAAKYNDYIVERRRYYHARPELTEHEAETTEAVVKDLEAMGLPVERFEGMYGCVATLEGATPGKTVLLRADIDALPVKEATGLPFASRNEGRMHACGHDAHIAMQLGAAKILTEMRGELGGTVKFFFQPAEELALGAKGAVERGLMKGVDAVYGAHVWGLVDAGKINIAHGERMASCDMFTLTVRGEASHGSAPHLGRDAVVAASAVIMALQTIVSRVNNPLNSLVLTVGTFDAGQRFNIVADKAVMDGTVRTFDPKFRMKMEEMIRKTARDVAAGYGCTAELDYKYLCPAVINSDEKVVETARGAAVKLFGEDVLVPFEKLMGSEDFSFLMEDTPGVYGFIGGRSKDVPGSGMSNHHECYTIDEKILPMGAALAAQFAADFLAK from the coding sequence ATGGCTGACATCAAAGCGCTGGCCGCGAAATACAACGACTATATCGTGGAGAGGCGCAGATACTACCACGCCCGTCCCGAACTGACGGAGCACGAGGCGGAGACGACGGAGGCCGTCGTTAAGGACCTCGAGGCGATGGGGCTTCCCGTCGAACGCTTCGAGGGAATGTACGGCTGCGTCGCGACGCTGGAAGGCGCTACGCCCGGAAAAACGGTGCTGCTGCGCGCCGACATCGACGCCCTGCCCGTAAAAGAGGCGACCGGCCTTCCCTTCGCCTCGCGGAACGAGGGCAGGATGCACGCCTGCGGGCACGATGCGCATATCGCGATGCAGCTCGGCGCGGCGAAGATCCTTACGGAGATGCGCGGCGAGCTCGGCGGCACGGTCAAGTTCTTCTTCCAGCCCGCCGAAGAGCTCGCGCTGGGCGCCAAAGGCGCGGTCGAGCGCGGGCTGATGAAGGGTGTTGACGCTGTCTACGGCGCTCATGTCTGGGGGCTGGTCGACGCCGGCAAGATAAACATCGCCCACGGCGAGCGCATGGCCTCCTGCGACATGTTTACGCTGACGGTCAGGGGCGAGGCGAGCCACGGCTCCGCGCCGCATCTCGGCCGCGACGCTGTCGTCGCCGCCTCGGCGGTAATCATGGCGCTGCAGACCATCGTCAGCCGCGTCAACAACCCGCTCAACTCGCTCGTTCTCACAGTCGGCACCTTCGACGCGGGGCAGCGCTTCAACATCGTCGCCGACAAAGCCGTCATGGACGGCACCGTGCGCACCTTCGACCCGAAGTTCCGCATGAAGATGGAGGAGATGATCAGAAAGACCGCCCGGGATGTGGCCGCCGGCTACGGCTGCACGGCGGAGCTCGATTACAAATACCTCTGCCCCGCGGTGATAAACTCCGACGAAAAGGTCGTGGAGACGGCGCGCGGCGCGGCGGTCAAACTCTTCGGCGAAGATGTGCTCGTCCCCTTTGAAAAGCTCATGGGCTCCGAAGATTTCTCCTTCCTCATGGAGGACACCCCGGGAGTTTACGGCTTCATCGGCGGACGCAGTAAGGATGTCCCGGGGTCTGGCATGTCGAATCATCACGAATGCTACACGATAGACGAAAAAATACTCCCCATGGGAGCCGCGCTCGCGGCACAGTTCGCGGCGGATTTCCTCGCAAAATAA
- a CDS encoding sodium/glutamate symporter, protein MNELYNIQFSSVYTLFFAVILALLGEWINSKVSVFRKYCISGAVVGGLLFAALALALRLTGVVGFTFDNSYQGFFMDLFFTASGFGASMVVLKKGGKVVIVFLILASLLAFLQNVLSVSLGTMLGLEPMIALMTGSIPMTGGHGYAASFAPPDYPGALSVAIAAATFGLVSGSLLGGPLANSLIQKKHLLDSVADGSMDTESPEKSAAMVSVGEIPKSFFLIFVALGVGMIMQSVFNYFFPSVVLSSHVMGMCGGAVMRVALDAKKADVPEVEIETIGDVFLTVFVSMAIYTMKLWELIDMALPIMVVLLAQVLLMYLFARYLTFNLTGKNYDAAVICAGHVGFGLGAVPVAMANMNALRVKYRYSKLAFLVVPVIGGLFCNFTNAAIITMWLNWCR, encoded by the coding sequence ATGAATGAACTTTACAATATCCAATTCAGCAGCGTTTACACCCTTTTCTTCGCGGTCATATTAGCGTTGCTGGGCGAATGGATAAATTCCAAGGTATCTGTTTTCAGAAAATACTGTATCTCTGGGGCGGTCGTAGGCGGGCTGCTTTTCGCGGCGTTGGCGCTGGCCCTTCGCTTGACGGGAGTCGTCGGATTTACCTTTGATAACTCCTACCAGGGGTTTTTCATGGACCTCTTCTTTACTGCCAGCGGATTTGGCGCCAGCATGGTCGTCCTTAAAAAAGGAGGCAAGGTTGTCATTGTGTTCTTGATACTGGCCTCTCTGCTTGCTTTTCTGCAGAATGTCCTTTCCGTATCGCTGGGCACGATGCTAGGCTTGGAGCCGATGATAGCGCTGATGACCGGTTCCATCCCGATGACCGGAGGGCACGGCTATGCGGCTTCCTTCGCTCCGCCCGATTACCCCGGGGCGCTTTCGGTCGCGATAGCCGCCGCCACCTTTGGGCTCGTCAGCGGATCATTGCTTGGAGGCCCGCTCGCCAACAGCCTGATCCAGAAAAAACATCTGCTGGACAGTGTTGCCGACGGCTCCATGGATACGGAATCGCCGGAAAAATCCGCCGCGATGGTTTCTGTCGGCGAGATACCCAAATCGTTCTTTCTCATATTCGTGGCGCTTGGCGTCGGTATGATCATGCAATCGGTGTTCAACTATTTCTTCCCCTCCGTCGTACTGTCGTCTCATGTGATGGGGATGTGCGGTGGGGCTGTGATGAGGGTGGCGCTGGACGCGAAGAAGGCCGATGTGCCGGAGGTTGAAATAGAGACGATCGGGGACGTATTCCTGACGGTCTTCGTTTCAATGGCGATTTATACGATGAAGCTCTGGGAACTTATCGACATGGCGCTTCCCATTATGGTTGTACTGCTGGCCCAGGTGCTGCTGATGTATCTTTTTGCCCGCTATCTCACCTTCAACCTTACCGGAAAAAACTACGATGCGGCCGTGATCTGTGCCGGGCATGTCGGCTTCGGTTTAGGGGCGGTACCTGTCGCGATGGCTAATATGAACGCTCTCCGCGTCAAATATCGCTATTCAAAACTGGC